The following proteins are encoded in a genomic region of Liolophura sinensis isolate JHLJ2023 chromosome 7, CUHK_Ljap_v2, whole genome shotgun sequence:
- the LOC135471296 gene encoding armadillo repeat-containing protein 1-like gives MPSFGDLPSTFRIMVSTNAIVAMKSIASDPKKRPVLMQDSACLGGLVMVLSNQDKKIVKLSLETLSLLAESAENRAPLRDFIGLLDQLDSLINRCKDKEIQGVAEKLYTVLTTVEMTTPLRDTKNTSRHNSSANCSKSFLGKHSTRSKTIVMQIRGMLDKHDREVCMRLLLQVKGIISVTFDLTRKRCIARTRADVKTETLVQAVARSQTMSAQQVIKDQQGKEILLSFGAKPEEMDKENSDMPEYLSDDGNSPVVDAKAMARTDRGEKKSGGWLGAAASFLSNSFYW, from the exons ATGCCATCTTTTGGTGATTTGCCCTCAACTTTCAGAATCATGGTGTCAACAAATGCAATTGTAGCAATGAAGTCCATAGCTTCAGATCCAAAGAAGAGGCCAGTTTTAATGCAGGACTCTGCATGTTTAGGGGGCCTTGTTATGGTTTTGTCAAACCAGGACAAAAAGATTGTCAAACTTTCTTTAGAG ACATTATCTTTATTGGCGGAGAGTGCAGAGAATAGGGCTCCCCTGAGAGACTTCATCGGACTCTTAGATCAGTTAGACTCGTTAATTAACAG ATGTAAAGACAAAGAAATCCAGGGTGTAGCTGAGAAGCTCTACACTGTTTTGACTACTGTAGAAATGACCACTCCTTTAAGAGATACTAAAAACACTAGCAG acataaCAGTAGTGCAAACTGCAGTAAGAGCTTTCTGGGAAAACACAGCACGCGATCTAAGACCATTGTCATGCAAATACGAGGCATGTTAGATAAG CATGACAGGGAAGTCTGCATGAGATTGCTGTTACAAGTCAAGGGTATCATCAGTGTGACCTTTGACCTCACCAGGAAACGCTGTATCGCCCGTACTAGAGCTGACGTCAAGACAGAG ACACTTGTTCAGGCGGTAGCTCGCTCCCAGACCATGTCCGCCCAGCAAGTTATTAAGGATCAACAGGGTAAAGAG ATACTGCTGTCCTTTGGAGCCAAACCTGAGGAGATGGACAAAGAGAACAGCGATATGCCGGAGTACTTGTCGGATGACGGTAACAGTCCTGTGGTGGACGCTAAAGCCATGGCACGCACAGATCGGGGCGAAAAGAAATCCGGGGGCTGGCTCGGGGCTGCTGCCAGTTTCCTCAGCAACTCATTTTACTGGTGA
- the LOC135471326 gene encoding mitochondrial fission regulator 2-like, with protein MDVIEHLVTVLRTVLDYVGVDLEDLPHPEWFDRRHELSIRYRSLVRLIASLIPPRPARRLHLQPQLIGQRDRYGGSEESLYSTSSDPLDDLDINSDDLVWVEEDLGNGCIQIRARDRKQLAQKNLVEEMDTGLYVLRQLPQRQTSTPINQSMSMISQADPNAMMKISMLEDELTKLRIQIAQIVIAQENNTLQKSVFVADAPAVFADEEQYDENRQATDDIPALHTASLVITSPVSSAPDPPVFDTSIPPPPELPLPTPPATPVPASPLLPGPPAPPPPPPLPLPDHTPTVESTPQLTTGGGPSLPEILTKKKATLPQRENSMPKGSAPSLSEVLRGLGSVKLRAVQRSPGGTPLREPPKQTPHCDPTFLIAQALKKKFAFRNLHDSLENDKENEFSSSSAESTPKSGIVPGLMKKKLERRRSSLCTDSTDILAHGPGPLRDFNMRV; from the exons ATGGATGTGATAGAACACCTTGTGACAGTGCTGCGGACTGTTCTAGATTATGTTGGTGTGGACCTGGAGGATTTG CCTCATCCTGAGTGGTTTGATAGGAGACATGAACTGAGTATACGATACAGGAGCCTGGTTCGCCTGATTGCCTCCCTTATCCCTCCAAGGCCAGCACGCAGGCTGCATCTACAG CCCCAGCTCATAGGACAAAGGGACAGGTACGGAGGAAGTGAGGAATCCCTCTACAGCACTTCCTCTGACCCTCTAGATGACCTTGACATTAACTCAGATGACCTTGTGTGGGTAGAGGAAGATCTGGGTAATGGCTGCATACAGATAAG AGCTCGTGACAGAAAGCAGCTAGCTCAGAAAAACCTGGTGGAGGAAATGGACACAGGTTTGTACGTATTACGGCAGCTCCCCCAGCGACAGACCTCTACCCCAATCAACCAGTCAATGTCCATGATCTCACAGGCAGACCCAAACGCCATGATGAAAATCTCCATGCTGGAGGATGAATTAACGAAGCTTCGAATACAGATTGCTCAGATTGTCATTGCTCAGGAGAATAACACTTTACAAAAGTCAGTGTTTGTGGCTG ATGCTCCTGCTGTGTTTGCTGATGAAGAGCAGTATGATGAGAACAGGCAGGCCACAGATGACATCCCTGCCCTACACACTGCCTCCCTGGTCATCACATCACCTGTGTCCTCAGCCCCTGATCCTCCTGTCTTTGACACGTCCATCCCACCCCCTCCTGAACTGCCACTTCCCACCCCCCCTGCCACACCAGTGCCTGCCTCTCCCTTACTGCCAGGCCCTCCGGCTcctcctccacccccacccctacccctGCCTGACCACACCCCTACCGTGGAGTCCACACCTCAGCTGACCACAGGTGGAGGACCATCCCTCCCAGAGATACTCACCAAG AAGAAAGCCACTCTTCCCCAGAGAGAGAATTCAATGCCCAAAGGCTCAGCACCATCCTTGTCCGAAGTTTTGAGGGGTCTGGGATCAGTCAAACTGCGAGCAGTGCAGAG ATCTCCTGGAGGGACCCCACTGCGAGAACCCCCAAAACAGACCCCACACTGTGACCCCACCTTCCTTATTGCTCAAGCCCTCAAGAAAAAGTTTGCCTTCAGAAATCTACATGACAGTCTGGAAAATGACAAGGAGAATGAGTTTAGTTCTTCCTCGGCTGAAAGCACTCCTAAAAGTGGG ATTGTGCCTggattaatgaagaaaaaactTGAAAGGCGTCGCTCAAGTTTGTGTACGGACAGCACAGATATATTAGCTCATGGGCCTGGCCCACTGAGAGACTTTAATATGCGGGTATAG